A stretch of DNA from Lotus japonicus ecotype B-129 chromosome 4, LjGifu_v1.2:
taaattattttcaattaaaatactattaatttttactatttttattaaaatatttaaattttccaTCATTTTAAATGCGATTTCAGAAAAATCATTATAAATGCACATGAAACTGTTTAATCATtgcataaattaataattataattaaataatatgaaAACTTAAggcaaaaattaataaaaatatagaaggaaatcaaataaaaattaattatacgCTCTTccgtaaaaaatgaaaaaatttagaaacttaatttctaaattaaaaaaattgaaaatttaatttttattttccgaTTTTGATAACTCATTaaatttttattgtaaaataaatttagattcctaaattatttaataatggtTCCATTGGAGCATTACCATTGATGATTTTTATAGTTAATGATAATTATTAAAGGTTATGAAAATAAAAGTAtagaaggaaaataaaaaagacaaTTTGACATTAAtgtattatatttaaataaaaatattaatggaTTTAAAGATGATTACAGTAGttattaaaatgaaaatattctATATTCAAGTAAATAATTAAGaatcagaaaaagaaaatatatctctcaattattaaatatcaactatcaaatatcaatttttttgtacaaTGGAAAGATAGCGTGCACCCTTTAGggattgatccctggacctcccgcACCCAACCCATGATATCaactaaatttaaaattacataataataattttgacTACCACAaccaatttattaatttttgaaaAGTAAAATCTTTAGTgtagaaataaaattatttagttgATATCATGtataaggtaaaaaaaaaactatgatgAAGCCAAACATTATAAGAGAACACATTATCTTCTGAAAGAATTCATTATCTTGTTGGCTGAGAAGACCGCTAAGCAAAGCAAAAACTAAATCATACAATTTAAAGAAATTATATAACTAATGAACATTGAACAATGGATAAAAAGACTTCAACTCATGGTCCCATCTACAATACTCACACAAGCTaatatcatcatcctcatcattcAGTAATACCCATCCACCCGTTTTCACTCTCCAGCCTTTGCATGTGCTCTTGAACTGGCATTGAGGGATGTGATTGCGCTCAAGTGGTGAATTTTTTTTCCACATGGAGTCCAACAATCGCTTAACTTTATTCCTGCAGCTTACGACACACTTGGACTTTCTCAGAAAACGCATGTTCTCGAGTCCTTGTTTTCTCAACTCATCATTTTTGGAGCATAGTAAAATCATACCGTAAACATATTTGGCTTCTttgtgacccttttgagccGCCATCTTCAAGATTTCAAGACTATTCATCTTTCCATGTGGATAATTAAAATACTCTCGCAGACCTTCTCTAAACAAGCTTTCGATGTTCCCATAATCCCTACAACGACTCAAGAACCATGAAGCTTTGTCATTAGACCAGTGGATTAAAGGGAACTTGTCCAAAGAAACTCTTTGCCAAACATAACTATCATTTTTAGCGTCTAGAAAATCTTTGCAACATGTTTTGATGGTGTGAAGGTCAATGAAGGAGTCTGAAGCCACTTTTGCAATCACTTCTACTAACAAGTCTCTTGGAAGCAAATTAATGGCAGCGGCAGGGTTGGTACTTGGAAGCTGTTTTGTGGAAGAGGTGGAGTAGGATAATTTATGAGTGCGCCTTCTCTTGCTTCTTGCCCTCTTCACTAATCTTGGATGCACCATGGTTAGGTAAATATTGACTCTGATattcagaaagaaaaaatagagagCTAAAATGACTTGACTGAAGAGTTTTGCAATCACCTCTATATATATGGATTTCGTCCTCTAAAATCTCAAAATGATGTTACTTAACAAGGAAAGAAGTCACAATTGTCtatgttttaattaatttatatttcagtatttaatttaatatcaaATTCacttattttcaattaaaatacttttaatttttcctctctttattaaaatatttaaaatttccgTCATTATAAATGCGCTTTTAGAAAAAATGCAAAAGGAAAGAACTCAAACAAGTCAAAATTGTCTATGTTTTAACTAATTTATATTTCAAGATTTAATTTTTTgtcaaattaaattattttaaattaaaatactattaatttttactatttttattaaaatatttaaattttccaTCATTTTAAATGCGATTTCAGAAAAATCATTATAAATGCACATGAAACTGTTTAATCATtgcataaattaataattataattaaatgttATGAAAACTTAaggcaaaaataaataaaaatatagaaggaaatcaaataaaaattaattatacgCTCTTccgtaaaaaatgaaaaaatttagATGATAATCCACTGCTTCCCAAAATAGTAGTGGAGAGAAGGGTGATTGATGATATGTGTTCCATATGGACGAATGCACTGGTCGTTGCGTTATTGGGGAAGCGATTGGGATACAAGCTGATGAAGGCAAAGTTGACAAGCCTTTGGAAACTCTCTGGAGATTTTGATCTGATAGATGTAGACAATGGCTTCTACATGGTGAAGTTTGACAGAGATGAGGATAGAGATAAGGTGATGAGTGGCGGTCCCTGGATGATTTTTGACCACTACCTTGCGGTGGCGACCTGGAGCCCGGAGTTTATTTCTCCAGCAGCAAGGGTCAAGAAAACTCTGGCATGGATACGCATTCCGGGGCTGAATGTAGCCTTCTACAATGAAAGTTACCTGATGTCAGCCGCCCGGGCAATTGGCAAGCCAATTAGGCTAGACAGAAACACTCTCAGGGCAGATCGGGGCAGGTTTGCAAGAATTTGTGTGGAACTTGATTTGGATAAGCCTGTGGTGGGTAAGATTTGCCTGGAAGATTACTGGTACAAGATTGAGTATGAGGGTTTGCATGTGATATGCACCAAGTGTGGGTGCTATGGCCATAGAGCTCGTGAGTGCAAAGTGCAGGACAAACCGACGCCGAATGGCAGTGTTTCGCCGGTGTCGGAAAAGGTGGCCAGAGCTCCGGGGGAGAAAACGGGGAACGATGGCCAGGTGGGGCCCATGGAGGATCAAACGATGGAGGGGACGTTACCAAAGGAAGCCGTTACAGAAGGAATTAGTGCCAGCAGACCAATCATTGATGATGCGATTCAGGTTGAGAAAAATGGTATTAACCCCAATAATGGGGCCGAAGGGGACCCACATGGGCAATGGTTGACggttagaaaaagaaaaaagcaaaACAAGAAGAAACCCATTGAGCACGTGGCTAAGGTGGCGGCGGAAGTGCTACCagtgaagaagaaaggaaacgGAAGTCAAGGGAAATTAAGAGTTAATGATGAGAAAGTTAAGGCTCATGATGTTATGAAGAAGCATAACGGAATTCAAGGGAAGAATATTCCAGCAAGTCAAAGAAATGATGAAGGCATAATTATTGGGGAGGTTTTAAAAGGGAAATCTGTTGCTTCCCCAACGCCTCAAATTTTCCAATTTGGCAGTTCTAGTGGGCCCACCTTGGATACGCATAACAAGAAGCGGAGGCTAAGGGGGGATGATTGGGATCGAGTGATTTCAAAAGGGACAAGCAATGAAATGCAGCGGGACCCACTGCAAATTCAAAACCAACACACGGGTGGACTGAGTGAGGACGTCATGGAGATGTCAGTTACGATGGTAAATGACTTGAAGCTCATTAATGTGGCATCCGAAACAGGAGAAAGCcaggaaaaaaattcaaatgttATCATTGATGAACGAAATCATTGAAGCAGGGGCCCGGGGATTACTTCCCAACCACATTAAAATTGGTTTAATGATTGGGTTTGAAGACTTTAAAATTTTTTCTTGGAATATTAGAGGAGCCATGCATGTTCATGGGAAGCTTGCTATGAAGGATTTTATTATTAGTAAGAGGCCTGACGTGGTGATTCTGTTAGAAACTAAATGTCAGTTCAGGAGAGCAAAGAGATTTTGGGACTCCTTGGACTTCATGCCCATTCACATTGAAGAAGCGAGAGGTTTCAGTGGAGGCATTTGGgtactttcaaataaaaaatcaaatgtgTCCTTTCGTCTGGTGGATGCCCATCATCAGGTGGTTTCTTTTGAGATTTGGAAAACGAACCTATCATGGGTTTGTAGTGCAGTGTATGCTTCCCCTGTCCCAGCTCAGAGGGAACTGTTGTGGAGACATCTCTTGGAATTGAGGACCTCTCTGGTTCTGCCTTGGCTGCTGCTTGGTGATTTCAACGAAGTCATTCTTCCCTCTGAGGTTAGGGGAGGTGACTTCATTCCAAGTAGAGCGGATTCCTTTGCTTCGGTGTTAAACAGATGCAATTTGATTGATCTGGGAGCTGTGGGCAGAAAATTTACATGGTTCAGGAAAATGAACAATAGACTCATCCTGTCCAAACGTCTAGATAGGGCAGTGGGGGATGCTGATTGGAGAGTGGCTTTTCAGGATGCTTTTGTGGAGGTCTTGAATAGAGTTCACTCGGACCATAGTCCTCTACTCCTTCATTGTGGCCCTGCAAGGACATATAATCAGGACCGGCCATTCCGATTCCTTGCTGCATGGTCGGATCATGCTCATTACCAAGCAGTGGTGGAAAATGCGTGGAGACCTGGGGAGGAGAACATATACACCAAACTCAATAGGGTGCGAGAGGCTTCTCAAGTATTCAACAAGGAGGTATTTGGAAATATTTTCAGGAGGAAGAGACATGTGGAAGGGCGGCTAAGGGGAGTTCAGAGGGAACTAGACTCCTTGGTAACCTCGGACCTTATCATTTTTGAAGCGGAATTACAAAGAGAATATAGGAGCATCCTGAAGCAGGAGGAGCTTTTGTGGTACCAAAAATCCAGGGAAAGCAGAGTTCGATTCGGAGACCGCAACACAGCATACTTCCATACTCAAACAGTTATCAGAAGGAAGAGGAGCCAGATCCATCAGCTAAAGATTGAAGATGGTAGCTGGTGCTCGGATGTGGAGGTGCTCAAACAAGAGGTCCAGAGATTCTTTGTGGACTTATTTGCTGCATCGGTACCTAACCAAGGTGCAAACCTTACCCATGATCGATTTCCTACATTACCTGATGAGGCGAAGGCTTCTTTGGTGCAACCTGTTTCAAAGGAGGAGGTCAAGGAGGCTTTGATGGGGATGAAATCTTACACAGCTCCGGGGCCAGATGGCTTCCAACCATTCTTCTACAAGAAATATTGGAATTATGTTGGAGATGCCCTGTGGCAGTTTGTGCAGGAAGCTTTCCAGGGAGGGtcagtaagagaagaggttatGGAAATTCTCTTAGTGCTCATACCAAAAGTTGATCATCCAACTAGGATCAAAGAGTTCAGGCCCATCAACTTGTGTAACGTCACTTACAAGATCATTACTAAGGTAATCGTCAATAGGCTTAGACCTTTTCTTAATAACCTGATTGGGCCATTGCAGAATAGCTTCATCCCAGGCCGTGGTACTTCAGATAATGCCTTCCTGGCACAAGAGATCATTCACCATATGCATCATTCCAAGGCAAAAAAAGGTGCTCTAGCCTTTAAAATTGACCTGGAGAAAGCGTATGATAGCGTCTCGTGGGACTTTCTTGAGGAAACTTTAATGTATTATGGTTTCCCTGAAAGGACTATCCATCTTATTATGAGTTGTGTCACCTCCTCCCAAATCTCTATCCTCTGGAATGGGTCTAGGCTCCCTAAGTTCAGGCCGGGGAGAGGGCTCAGGCAAGGAGATCCCTTATCGCCATATCTGTTTGTGCTTTGCATGGAGCGTTTGTCGGTGTCTATACAGCGTAGTGTAGATGATGGAGCTTGGAAGCCAGTTCGGATTTCACCGGGAGGGCCACCaatttctcatttattttttgcTGATGACGTGTTTTTGTTTTGCCAGGCAAGTACAAACCAGGTTCATCTTCTTGCAGCCCTTATGAAGTCTTTCTGTGATAGCTCCGGTCTTAAGATTAACCTCCAAAAATCTAAGGCCATCACCTCAAAGGGAGTTAGCACGGAGATTCGGGCGGAGATTTCAAGCATCGCCCCCATCCCTTTCGTGAGAGACTTGGGTAAATACTTGGGCTTCCCACTTAAAGGGGGGCGTGTGATCAGACAGAATTTTGATTTTCTTATTGAAAATATTAAGCGGAAGCTGGGCACTTGGAGAAGGAATATGTTGAATTTAGCAGGACGAGTATGCTTAGCAAAATCTGTGATTGCCTCAATTCCGACATATTCTATGCAAGTGTTTAACCTCCCTTGGAGCGTGACGAATCGCATTGATAAAATGATGAGATCCTTCATTTGGTCTAGTAATGGGGGCTCGAGAGGATGGCATCTTGTTGGCTGGGACAAAATTGTTGAAACAAAGGAGCAAGGTGGCTTAGCGGTGAGAGATTCCAGTTTGGCGAATACGGCACTCCTGGGCAAAGCAATTTGGAGTATTTTACATAAACCACAAAAATTGTGGGTGGAGACAATGAAGCATAAATACACTCGTAACTCTTCTGTTTTGCAGGTGAAACTTAAGGGCACTGACTCGCCAGTGTGGCGGGGAATTCTCAAGGCCCGTGACCGTTTGAGGGAGGGTTTCAGGTTCAGGTTGGGAACCGGAGACACATCCTTGTGGTTTGGTGACTGGTGCGGTGATGGCGCGCTAGCGACGAAGGTACTGTACGTTGACATTCATGACCTTGAGTTATCTTTAAGAGATGTTATTTCGCATGGGAGCTGGAACCTGGGCAACGTCTACACAACTATCCCAGATGAATATCAGCAGCGTCTCCAACTCATTGAGCCTCACATAAAGCCCAATCAGCGTGATGTCTGGATATGGGACGGTAGCAGTTCAGGTTGCTACACGGTCAAGGAGGCGTACGCTTGGCTCCATCGACGACAATACCCGCTGGCTGTGCAGGGCAATTGGAAGTGGGTGTGGCATTTGAAGGTTCCGGAGCGGGTGCGTATGTTCGTCTGGTTAATACTTCAGAATTCTATCCAGACAAATTCGTATCGTTACCGATGCAATATGGCAGCGAACGCAAATTGTTCCCGGTGCTCGGCGGTGGAAGAGGATGTACTTCATTGTTTAAGGGACTGTCCCCATTCACGAGAGATTTGGCTGCGAAGTGGAGCTCTGTCTTGGCAAGGTTTCCTGGTGAACGATTGCGGTGAATGGGTCCGTCATCATGCTCAAGGCAGGTATGGGATCCAATTTCTGGCGTGTTTATGGGGCATATGGAAGTGGAGGTGCAATATGGTTTTTGAGGAGTCTCCCTGGTCGGCTAATGAAGCCTGGCGTCGCATCTGTCACGAACATGATGACATGGTCAGATTCATGGAGGGTGGTGACGGGATAGAAGATGATCAACGGATGCTCAGAAGTTGGAAACCACCGCCGGAGGGATGGGTGAGCCTTTGCGTCGACGGCAGCTTCAAAAGTGAAACAGATTGTATGGGATGGGGTGGCATCTTTCGCGATTCACAGGGCCAGTGGTTGCTTGGATTTCATGGGTACCAAGATGGTGGAAATGCTCTGCAAGCTGAGGCTTCTGCTCTGGAACATGGGCTGAAAGTGGCGTGGAGAAAAGGCTACAGAAATGTTATTTGTAGTGTGGATTGCAGAGACCTTCTTCTGGCTCTACAGGATGAGGATCGTTGCCAATTTATGCCAACTTTGAGGACCATTCAACAGCTCTTGCAAAGGAGTTGGAGGGTTACTTTGGATAATATTCCTAGAGATTGTAATGAACCGGCGGATTGGTTGGCAAAGAGAGGAGCAGCTTCTCCTTTGAATCCTTGGTGCGTGATAGAGGCTCCCCCTTGGGACTTAGAGACCCTAATTTTGAGGGATCGTTTGAGCTCGGTGTAGTTGTTTCTTTGTTGTTAGTTTTCCGAtggaacgaaaaaaaaaaaggagcatTTCCATTGATGATTTTTATAGTTAATGATAATTATTAAAGGTTATGAAAATAAAAGTAtagaaggaaaataaaaaagacaaTTTGACATTAAtgtattatatttaaataaaaatatcaatggATTTAAAGATGATTACAGTAGttattaaaatgaaaatattctATATTCAAGTAAATATTTAAGaatcagaaaaagaaaatatatctctcaattattaaatatcaactatcaaatatcaatttttttgtacaaTGGAAAGATAACGTGCACCCTTTAGggattgatccctggacctcccgcACCCAACCCATGATATCaactaaatttaaaattacataataataattttgacTACCACAaccaatttattaatttttgaaaAGTAAAATCTTTAGTgttgaaataaaattatttagttgATATCATGTATaaggtaaaaaaaaactatgatgAAGCTAAACATTATAAGAGAACACATTATCTTCTGAAAGAATTCATTATCATGCTGGCTGAGAAGACCGCTAAGCAAAGCAAAAACTAAATCATACAATTTAAAGAAATTATATAACTAATGAACATTGAACAATGGATAAAAAGACTTCAACTCATGGTCCCATCTACAATACTCACACAAGCTaatatcatcatcctcatcattcAGTAATACCCATCCACCCGTTTTCACTCTCCAGCCTTTGCATGTGCTCTTGAACTGGCATTGAGGGATGTGATTGCGCTCAAGTGGTGAATTTTTTTTCCACATGGAGTCCAACAATCGCTTAACTTTATTCCTGCAGCTTACGACACACTTGGACTTTCTCAGAAAACGCATGTTCTCGAGTCCTTGTTTTCTCAACTCATCATTTTTGGAGCATAGTAAAATCATACCGTAAACATATTTGGCTTCTttgtgacccttttgagccGCCATCTTCAAGATTTCAAGACTATTCATCTTTCCATGTGGACAATTAAAATACTCTCGCAGACCTTCTCTAAACAAGCTTTCAATGTTCCCAGAATCCCTACAACGACTCAAGAACCATGAAGCTTTGTCATTAGACCAGTGGATTAAAGGGAACTTGTCCAAAGAAACTCTTTGCCAAACATAACTATCATTTGTAGCGTCTAGAAAATCTTTCCAACATGTTTTGATGGTGTGAAGGTCAATGAAGGAGTCTGAAGCCACTTTTGCAATCACCTCTACTAACAAGTCTCTTGGAAGCAAATTAATGGCAGCGGCAGGGTTGGTACTTGGAAGCTGTTTTGTGGAAGAGGTGGAGTAGGATAATTTATGAGTGCGCCTTCTCTTGCTTCTTGCCCTCTTCACTAATCTTGGATGTACCATGGTTAGCTAAATATTGACTCTGATATTCAGAAAGAAAACATAGAGAGCTTGTTGAGGCCAGGTGTCATTTTATGGCACTGGATTCCCAATGTTCAAAGAGAGGAGATATACTCCAATTTTCGGTGGAAACATGGTTACAGAGGAAAGGTGGAAGTAGAGTATGTGTGGGAGAAaagaattgatttgaaaagttaaTGGTGTGGGGCTTGATGAGGCCAGGTGTCATTTTATGATTGAAGAACAGCACCAACAGCACAAATGGAACTGCACTTAAGTTTTTCCCTTAAAATAATTCAGCATATTGTTGGTTTGTGTATTCATTAAAGTGATATATTCGCTTTTCAATAAAATGATATATGTCTcttatttttttgggttttttgctttaatttaattttgatatCTAACATGTATTCAGGCTGTTCAGACTAGTCTTATGTCTGGCATTTTAAAAACTGTTGCTCACAACAAGGACCATCCTAAGCCCATAAAGGTATTTGCTTAAGGTCAACCCTCTGGTGATTTATCTTTTTAGTATGAGGCATATTTTCTATTATGAAAGCATGATCTTCGCATTAAAAATCCACTGTTAgtgataaaaaattatttggGATGTTTTATATTAGTTATATCCTTTCAGTGTAATATTTATGAATCTGACTTGAAAGTTTTTCTGCAAATCATTGTCATTTCACATTTCCACTATTCCTTAATTAGAGATAACATCTAGCATGCAACACTCGTATGAATACAGATGTATTAGAGAAGTTGATCTTATTATATTTCTGAACTTAGTTACAACTTACAAATCAAAGAAAGATTCAGACTTCAGTTAGAGAAATTTGGCTTTACCTCAGCACTTTACAATGCTatgtcactttttttttttcctgttttctCTATAGTAAGCTGATAAGAATACATTTCGATCTTAATTTTGATTCAGATTTTTGAAGTAGGTGATATTGCAATTTTGGATGACAAAAAAGATGTTGGTGCAAAAAATCTACGACAACTTGCTGCACTTTACTGTGGGGCTAATGCAGGATTTGAGGTATACTTAGTAAAGATTTCATGCCACTTTAGTTGGTTCTTTACTCTTTGAATACAAGTTATTGAATATTTGATGTATCACTATCTCTACTTGATTGATCAGATATGATCAATTCCTTGATTGTTCTTTTTCAGACGAAGAATCTACACTAGCCATATTTATAACAAAAGtttgatatttaaaataaatatatactcACAGTTAGCATTTCATAAATTAGCATTTTTCTTTCTAGACAAAGAATAAAACCTGAATTATTGTACTTAAATTTACCTATTGATGTGCATATAATTCATGGCTTGGTGGACAGAGTAATGGAAATGAATGGGATTCCCTTTGTTTCATCTGGTGATATATCGGGGTATTATATTGAGCGGTCAGATGTAAGTATGTTAAGTGTTAAATTCTACATAAGAGTTCTGTTTTTTTTTGCCTTGTTGCTTATAAGGAACCTTTTAGTCTGCTTCTGGTGACTCGTTTTTTAACTCAACTGCTTATTGAAGGAACCTGAGTTTCTTGCTGGAAGACAAGCTAGAATCGTTTACAAGGGAAAGCAAATTGGGATTTTTGGCATTGTTCATCCCGAGGTACTTAAGAACACTAACATTATGTCATCTTGGTTTGACATGGCCAAATTTTTGTACATTGGTTTCCCATATATTTTTTGTGTGATTAAACCATATCTAACAAAGGTGCTTTTGGATGGGTTAAAATGATTAGAAAAGGGGGATTTGCAGAATGGTGGTGCAAGAGTTCCATATTTTTTTGTTGAGCAGATTGTTTCTCCCTGGCAATAAATCTCTATGTTCTATTCGAACTTAGCACTGTTTTATCTCTATTTCCTCATAATATAATTTGCATTTGTCCTTTCAAAACGAAGTACTAAAGTGGATGTACTTTGGAGTCATATACATCTAAAACAAATTGTTATATTTGTTTTCAGGTATTAAACAACTTCGACATTCCAGATCCTTGCTCCTTTGTAGAGCTTAACATTGAAAGtttgttataaaaattatttgtttcaAATGTAAGTATCTCCATCCTAGGCTATTTGCTATTGTTAACATCTTCAGTACTATTTTCCACCTATTCCCATTCACAGTTATGGTTGTTACTTGTTAGAATGTGTAGTTTGTATTTTCATCATGCTGTTTGCTCGTGTAAATCTGTATTTTTCTACCTATTACTACACCATCTCCTTCTCCTATTAAGTTTGGTTCCGCTGATGTTGATTTTCTTGCAGGTATCCATTTGCCCCTGGCACCATTTAATCATTGTTCCTTCAATCTGGGAATCAAGATCCTTCACTTCTTGAGCCGCATACTTGTTCTTGGAATTTAGGACTACACTAGCTGGGGATAGGAGTATGTAACTAATATGCCCTAGATTAGGGGTGTTTTGTTCATCATTGCATGGCTACTCCTGTGTTCTGCTCATTTGGATTCATCCTTCCAACTcatccttgaggacaaggatgtTTTCAAGGGGATGGTAATGGTAGAGGGTTGCATCCTCAATGGACTTCTATTAGTTGGGCCAAAAATAGCTAGTTTCATTATATTTCTCTTTTATGAATATTAGTTTAATAGTTCTAGTATTTTATTATACCTTATGATCTAGAATATTCTATTTCCTAGGATGGTGCCACATGTAAGGTCACCTTTCATTCCTTAAGAGGATAGGTAGTATAAGTTGTATTGCTTCCATGG
This window harbors:
- the LOC130713090 gene encoding F-box protein At2g35280-like, whose product is MVHPRLVKRARSKRRRTHKLSYSTSSTKQLPSTNPAAAINLLPRDLLVEVIAKVASDSFIDLHTIKTCCKDFLDAKNDSYVWQRVSLDKFPLIHWSNDKASWFLSRCRDYGNIESLFREGLREYFNYPHGKMNSLEILKMAAQKGHKEAKYVYGMILLCSKNDELRKQGLENMRFLRKSKCVVSCRNKVKRLLDSMWKKNSPLERNHIPQCQFKSTCKGWRVKTGGWVLLNDEDDDISLCEYCRWDHELKSFYPLFNVH
- the LOC130713093 gene encoding putative F-box protein At1g67623 → MVHPRLVKRARSKRRRTHKLSYSTSSTKQLPSTNPAAAINLLPRDLLVEVIAKVASDSFIDLHTIKTCWKDFLDATNDSYVWQRVSLDKFPLIHWSNDKASWFLSRCRDSGNIESLFREGLREYFNCPHGKMNSLEILKMAAQKGHKEAKYVYGMILLCSKNDELRKQGLENMRFLRKSKCVVSCRNKVKRLLDSMWKKNSPLERNHIPQCQFKSTCKGWRVKTGGWVLLNDEDDDISLCEYCRWDHELKSFYPLFNVH